The Caldalkalibacillus thermarum genome window below encodes:
- the fliP gene encoding flagellar type III secretion system pore protein FliP (The bacterial flagellar biogenesis protein FliP forms a type III secretion system (T3SS)-type pore required for flagellar assembly.), which yields MPALNLEIGTSTDPEEVAFTLQLLALLTILSLAPAILIMMTCFTRIVVVLAFVRMSLATQTMPPNQVLIGLALFLTFFVMAPVFTEINETALQPYLEGELNQEEAFDLAVVSLKEFMARHTREKDMALFLRYAGLEQPETIQDIPLTALVPAFAISELKTAFQIGFMIFIPFLIIDMIVASTLMSMGMMMLPPVIISLPFKILLFVLVDGWYLVVESLLLSFR from the coding sequence ATTCCAGCTCTAAATCTTGAAATTGGCACATCGACAGATCCGGAAGAAGTGGCCTTTACGCTGCAGCTTCTAGCCTTATTAACCATTTTATCATTGGCGCCAGCCATTTTAATCATGATGACGTGCTTCACCAGGATCGTGGTTGTGCTGGCCTTTGTCAGAATGTCTCTGGCCACCCAAACGATGCCGCCCAACCAGGTTTTGATCGGCTTAGCCCTGTTTCTCACTTTTTTTGTGATGGCTCCAGTATTCACGGAAATTAATGAAACTGCTTTACAGCCGTATCTTGAGGGAGAACTTAATCAAGAGGAAGCATTTGATCTGGCTGTCGTCTCTCTTAAGGAGTTTATGGCCCGGCATACCAGGGAGAAAGATATGGCCTTGTTTTTAAGATACGCCGGGTTGGAGCAGCCGGAAACGATTCAGGATATACCATTGACTGCCCTTGTCCCTGCTTTTGCCATCAGTGAATTGAAGACTGCTTTTCAAATTGGTTTCATGATTTTTATTCCCTTTTTAATCATCGATATGATCGTCGCCAGCACCCTGATGTCAATGGGGATGATGATGCTCCCGCCGGTTATTATCTCTCTTCCTTTTAAAATATTGTTGTTTGTGCTGGTGGATGGCTGGTACTTGGTGGTTGAATCTTTACTCTTAAGTTTTCGATAA
- a CDS encoding flagellar biosynthetic protein FliO gives MEGKYHLLRLIVMTVLMCVLLLPAIEEGEAALPTAPGTEVNEQIELPDQSKTFGWMIVQLVFYTVLVIILLVLFIRFLARRQQKLGHQQLFEHMGGTSLGPHKSLQLIKVGGKIYLLGVSDQITLIKEIDDPAQIERIEADREKQQSFFQTTGQDGWKSLLDQWANKKRDSQFQSLLETSLRKQQLKREKYERDLRQGQSGPRSDVENKEG, from the coding sequence ATGGAGGGTAAATATCATCTGCTACGGCTGATCGTGATGACGGTGTTGATGTGTGTTCTCCTTCTCCCAGCGATAGAAGAAGGAGAGGCGGCTTTACCAACAGCACCGGGAACAGAAGTGAACGAGCAAATCGAACTGCCTGACCAAAGTAAGACATTCGGCTGGATGATAGTTCAACTGGTTTTTTACACTGTGCTCGTCATCATTTTGCTTGTCCTGTTTATTCGTTTTTTAGCCAGGCGCCAGCAAAAACTGGGACACCAACAACTTTTTGAACATATGGGCGGCACCTCGCTGGGCCCGCACAAGTCCTTGCAGTTAATCAAAGTGGGAGGAAAGATTTATCTGCTTGGAGTGAGCGATCAGATTACGTTAATAAAAGAAATAGATGATCCTGCTCAAATTGAGCGTATTGAAGCGGATAGAGAAAAACAGCAGTCTTTTTTCCAGACCACGGGGCAGGACGGTTGGAAATCCTTGCTGGATCAGTGGGCAAACAAAAAAAGAGACTCCCAATTCCAGTCATTGCTTGAGACCAGTTTAAGGAAGCAGCAGTTGAAGCGTGAAAAATATGAACGCGACTTGCGCCAAGGGCAATCCGGCCCAAGGAGTGACGTGGAGAACAAAGAGGGTTGA
- a CDS encoding response regulator, with translation MAKVLVVDDAAFMRMMIKDILTKNGYEVVGEAADGQQAVEQYKELKPDLVTMDITMPEMDGITALKKIREIDPEAKVIMCSAMGQQAMVIDAIQAGAKDFIVKPFQADRVLEAIKKVLG, from the coding sequence ATGGCAAAAGTTCTAGTTGTTGATGATGCTGCATTTATGCGCATGATGATCAAGGACATCCTAACCAAAAATGGATACGAGGTGGTCGGGGAGGCTGCTGACGGCCAGCAAGCTGTGGAACAGTACAAAGAACTGAAGCCGGATTTAGTCACCATGGATATTACGATGCCGGAAATGGACGGGATTACCGCCTTGAAAAAAATAAGAGAAATAGATCCTGAGGCCAAGGTGATTATGTGTTCAGCCATGGGCCAACAAGCGATGGTCATTGATGCCATTCAGGCAGGAGCAAAAGACTTTATAGTCAAGCCCTTTCAGGCTGACCGGGTGTTGGAAGCGATCAAAAAGGTACTAGGATAA
- the fliY gene encoding flagellar motor switch phosphatase FliY: MASDMLSQEEIDALLKQQKKDDKEQGDVDQYLSTFEQDAIGEIGNIAFGSASTALSTLLNQKVDITTPNLSLLYTDRLAEEFPKPHVAVYVNYTEGFKGLNLLIIKMEDASVIADLMLGGDGKNPDQELTEIHTSAVQEAMNQMMGSAATALSTMFDRRIDISPPGIDIFDVTNTEFEHPVLEEKVLLKVAFKLRVGELINSEIMQLIPISFAKEMVGLLLDPEESSQPENQSASELSQQEPPQRQSTVDPEREGANRGDEGVVDKQSMTKNGRYQDSPVQPVEFAEFDQKQPATSPPKNLDLLLDIPLQVTVELGRTKRTIKEILELSPGSILELDKLAGEPVDILINNKPIAKGEVVVIEENFGVRVTDILSQRDRLQTL; encoded by the coding sequence ATGGCCAGTGATATGCTCTCCCAAGAGGAGATCGACGCCCTGTTGAAACAGCAGAAAAAGGACGATAAAGAGCAAGGAGACGTAGATCAATACTTAAGTACGTTTGAACAGGATGCTATCGGCGAAATTGGCAACATTGCTTTCGGCAGCGCCTCTACCGCTTTATCAACGCTGTTAAATCAAAAGGTAGACATTACAACGCCCAATTTGTCTTTATTGTACACTGACCGCCTGGCCGAAGAATTTCCTAAACCCCATGTCGCTGTATATGTCAACTACACAGAAGGGTTTAAAGGCTTAAACCTGCTCATTATTAAAATGGAAGATGCCAGCGTGATTGCAGATCTCATGTTGGGTGGTGACGGGAAGAATCCCGACCAAGAGCTGACTGAGATACATACCAGTGCGGTCCAGGAAGCAATGAACCAAATGATGGGCTCTGCTGCTACCGCCCTGTCCACGATGTTTGACAGGCGGATTGATATTTCGCCGCCCGGGATCGACATCTTTGACGTAACCAATACAGAATTTGAACATCCTGTTTTGGAAGAAAAAGTTTTATTAAAAGTTGCTTTTAAATTGCGGGTCGGTGAACTGATCAATTCTGAAATTATGCAATTGATTCCTATTTCCTTTGCCAAAGAGATGGTTGGGTTGCTTCTTGACCCAGAGGAATCTTCCCAACCAGAAAATCAGTCGGCAAGTGAATTATCACAGCAAGAGCCCCCTCAACGTCAGTCAACCGTTGACCCAGAACGGGAAGGAGCAAACCGTGGGGATGAGGGTGTCGTAGATAAACAGTCTATGACAAAGAACGGTCGCTACCAGGATTCGCCTGTTCAACCGGTTGAATTTGCAGAATTTGATCAAAAGCAACCAGCAACATCACCGCCAAAAAATCTGGACTTATTATTGGATATTCCCTTGCAAGTCACTGTTGAACTGGGACGGACCAAGCGCACCATTAAAGAGATCCTGGAGTTATCCCCCGGATCTATCCTTGAACTGGATAAGCTCGCTGGTGAACCTGTAGACATCCTGATCAACAACAAACCGATTGCCAAGGGAGAAGTGGTCGTCATCGAAGAAAACTTCGGTGTGCGGGTCACTGATATCTTAAGCCAGAGAGACCGCTTGCAAACACTCTAA
- the fliM gene encoding flagellar motor switch protein FliM: protein MSDVLSQKEIDELLSALSSGEMDVEALKKTEGKKIKTYDFKRALRFSKDQIRSLLRVFENYARLLTTHFSARLRTFVQISVESVEQLPYEEFIRSVPQITILNVFHASPLEGRMVMEVNPNIAYAMLDRLLGGIGATPSRIGDLTEIEANVMERIFRGAIERLPEAFKSIVDLEPTFEFMETNPQFLQIVSPNETVAVVSLQTKVGEVTGIINFCLPHVVLEPIIPKLTTQHWFSTQKKAREQWEVELLQKKVKQTPLPVVVDLGYSQLSVEEFLKLEVGDVIRLNETVDDSLIVRVGQIPKFKAQPGTFRGKRAVRILEEIREEDGNGQ from the coding sequence TTGTCAGATGTTCTGTCACAAAAAGAGATTGACGAACTGCTCAGTGCCCTGTCTTCTGGAGAAATGGATGTTGAGGCGTTAAAAAAAACAGAGGGGAAAAAAATCAAAACATACGATTTCAAACGGGCACTCCGCTTTTCCAAAGATCAAATTCGCAGCCTGTTGAGAGTTTTTGAAAATTATGCCCGGCTGTTGACCACTCACTTTTCAGCCCGGTTGCGCACCTTTGTTCAAATCTCTGTTGAGTCGGTTGAACAGCTGCCCTATGAGGAATTTATCCGCTCCGTACCCCAGATCACCATTTTGAATGTGTTTCATGCTTCGCCGTTGGAGGGGCGGATGGTGATGGAAGTCAATCCCAACATTGCCTATGCGATGCTCGATCGTTTGTTGGGAGGGATTGGCGCTACCCCGTCCCGAATTGGCGATTTGACAGAAATTGAAGCTAATGTAATGGAACGCATTTTTCGCGGAGCGATAGAACGCTTACCCGAAGCGTTTAAGTCCATTGTTGATCTGGAGCCAACATTTGAATTCATGGAAACAAATCCTCAGTTTTTACAGATTGTTTCACCCAACGAAACCGTTGCAGTTGTTTCCCTGCAAACGAAAGTGGGAGAGGTGACTGGAATTATTAATTTTTGTTTGCCCCATGTCGTTTTGGAACCTATCATACCCAAACTGACGACACAACACTGGTTTTCAACGCAAAAAAAAGCCCGGGAACAATGGGAGGTAGAGCTGTTACAAAAAAAAGTCAAGCAAACGCCCCTTCCCGTGGTGGTCGACCTGGGTTATTCACAGCTAAGCGTGGAAGAGTTTCTTAAACTGGAAGTAGGCGATGTCATCCGTTTAAATGAAACAGTGGACGATTCATTGATCGTCAGGGTGGGACAAATACCCAAATTTAAGGCTCAGCCCGGAACTTTCCGGGGAAAAAGGGCAGTTCGCATCCTGGAAGAGATCAGAGAGGAGGACGGAAATGGCCAGTGA
- a CDS encoding flagellar FlbD family protein, whose translation MIKLTKLNKQPFYLNAVYVERVDSTPDTVITLINGRKVIVLESVGEVVKLITDYYCQVGMLRQMATDVLPSGTGEDQSQE comes from the coding sequence ATGATCAAATTGACGAAACTGAACAAACAGCCGTTTTATCTGAATGCGGTCTACGTGGAAAGGGTTGACTCCACGCCGGATACAGTGATCACGCTGATCAACGGCCGGAAAGTGATTGTGCTGGAATCAGTCGGGGAAGTGGTGAAGCTGATCACGGATTATTATTGTCAAGTAGGCATGTTGAGACAGATGGCCACAGACGTCTTACCTTCCGGCACCGGTGAAGACCAGTCTCAAGAATAG
- a CDS encoding flagellar hook-basal body complex protein — translation MLRSMYSAVSGMRGFQTKLDVIGNNIANVNTVGFKKSRVMFQDVLSQNLSGATVPQQGTRGGVNPRQVGLGVQIGAIDTLHTPGSPMTTGVLTDLAIAGDGFFLVSPDGNPDNFYLTRAGNFTLDAEGQLVTADGYFVLGTDGVITIPQGQYVAYDITRNGSIVGYDQNGNANVLANLEIAFVNNPGGLRKVGGSLYEMTVNAHPNGQPVRGSLDQLRANIGLVSEIYSGMLEMSNVDLTEEFTEMIVAQRGFQANSRIITTSDEILQEVVNLKR, via the coding sequence ATGTTACGCTCCATGTATTCTGCGGTTTCAGGCATGAGAGGATTCCAAACCAAGCTGGATGTGATTGGAAACAACATTGCCAATGTCAATACCGTTGGCTTCAAAAAAAGCCGGGTCATGTTCCAGGATGTGCTTAGTCAAAATTTATCTGGTGCTACTGTTCCCCAACAGGGAACCCGCGGAGGTGTCAACCCCCGTCAAGTGGGGTTAGGAGTTCAAATTGGAGCCATTGATACCCTCCATACACCAGGATCGCCCATGACTACCGGGGTGCTGACCGACCTGGCCATTGCCGGGGACGGATTCTTTCTGGTGTCTCCGGATGGAAATCCAGATAATTTTTATCTAACCAGGGCAGGTAATTTTACTTTAGATGCAGAGGGTCAGTTGGTTACTGCTGATGGTTATTTTGTACTGGGGACAGACGGCGTTATTACTATACCTCAGGGTCAATATGTGGCCTATGACATAACGAGAAATGGAAGTATTGTTGGTTATGATCAAAATGGTAATGCTAATGTTCTTGCTAACCTCGAAATCGCATTCGTCAATAATCCTGGTGGATTGCGCAAAGTTGGCGGTTCACTCTATGAGATGACAGTTAACGCACACCCCAATGGACAGCCTGTAAGAGGTTCTCTAGATCAGTTGCGTGCTAACATAGGTTTAGTTAGTGAAATCTATTCCGGCATGCTGGAGATGTCCAATGTGGACCTGACCGAGGAATTTACGGAAATGATAGTAGCCCAGCGGGGGTTCCAGGCTAACTCTCGCATCATTACCACTTCCGATGAAATCTTGCAAGAGGTCGTTAACTTGAAACGTTAA
- the flgD gene encoding flagellar hook assembly protein FlgD has product MEKATAIQSKTAHPYYAQVPTFEEKNELGRDAFLKILVAQLRYQDPLNPMEDRDFIAQTAQFSSLEQLLALNQMMRQFTTSQLEQTLSHHAHLIGKKVYWQTEDRAQAESGEGYVTAVFLKNGELLAELDNGQTIAIKTIYRLEDPR; this is encoded by the coding sequence GTGGAGAAAGCAACCGCCATCCAGTCCAAAACTGCACATCCCTATTATGCTCAGGTGCCTACTTTTGAAGAAAAAAATGAATTGGGCCGCGATGCATTTTTAAAAATTTTGGTTGCCCAATTGCGCTATCAGGATCCGTTAAATCCCATGGAAGACCGGGATTTTATAGCCCAGACCGCTCAGTTTAGCAGTTTGGAACAACTGTTGGCTCTCAATCAAATGATGAGACAGTTTACCACCTCTCAACTGGAGCAAACTTTAAGCCATCATGCCCATCTCATTGGTAAAAAAGTTTACTGGCAAACGGAGGATAGAGCCCAGGCAGAAAGCGGTGAAGGTTACGTCACGGCTGTTTTTCTCAAAAACGGAGAGCTGTTGGCCGAGTTGGATAACGGGCAGACCATTGCCATTAAAACGATTTATCGTTTGGAAGATCCCCGTTAA
- a CDS encoding flagellar hook-length control protein FliK, translating into MMPFLALHQGSDRKLMKGMAGQGMHKNGITVSTALSFSEFDELFRGQLQIDRSLLDPPSADGLTPMAGHLTEGEEMDPEIDFVSMNLEKRENELWLVNNDELLLLDEGQEADDQKPGAHKYTVVPVSAGSKGEEGDSQLQDSALSPIRSGVIPGHPTSHSLDTLLKEKGSQTINRPQGGGSQHAQGVLGSTTVQLNELSVSQTNFEAAEAGLQPREGQLTKEWSKDNGLKAPSGVRLDAQLTHNKGLFPELDQLPGTQPNAGGQARNMTVESPLGQQERELNQTSEVASKPANLNQAQNAKSASEKEFSPAVVRYQSLVYDLQHILRLKGARMKEGEVTQLRVKIHPEHLGALDIRLVFQKGKMTIQLLATNRFAAEALDRHLYQLQAVLAQQGFQIERLEVTQQPLSQTLHEDQYSHGNQHHDSQESNQGRSRQTGDSETVSNKSTKPELGYRSELHQEHGSTVDYIA; encoded by the coding sequence ATGATGCCCTTTCTGGCCCTGCACCAGGGTTCGGACAGGAAGCTTATGAAGGGGATGGCAGGACAAGGGATGCACAAGAACGGCATAACCGTTTCAACAGCACTATCCTTCTCAGAGTTTGACGAGTTGTTTCGTGGACAGCTGCAAATAGATCGTTCCCTACTAGATCCACCATCAGCGGATGGATTGACGCCTATGGCTGGCCACTTAACAGAAGGGGAAGAAATGGATCCGGAAATAGACTTCGTCTCTATGAATCTGGAAAAAAGAGAAAATGAACTTTGGCTGGTGAACAACGATGAGCTTTTGCTGTTGGATGAGGGTCAGGAAGCAGATGACCAAAAGCCTGGAGCCCATAAATACACGGTCGTTCCTGTCTCAGCAGGTTCAAAAGGGGAGGAAGGGGATTCTCAGTTACAGGACAGTGCATTAAGTCCGATCAGGTCTGGAGTGATACCTGGTCATCCCACTTCTCATTCCCTTGACACCCTGCTGAAAGAGAAAGGATCCCAAACCATAAACCGGCCTCAAGGCGGGGGGAGCCAACACGCCCAAGGGGTGTTAGGCAGCACAACAGTGCAATTGAATGAACTGTCAGTTTCACAAACAAACTTTGAAGCTGCAGAAGCCGGCCTTCAGCCACGAGAAGGGCAGTTAACGAAAGAATGGAGTAAAGACAACGGTTTGAAAGCACCCTCCGGCGTACGTTTGGACGCACAGCTTACTCATAATAAAGGGCTGTTCCCAGAATTAGACCAGTTGCCAGGCACCCAGCCAAACGCTGGGGGACAGGCAAGGAACATGACTGTGGAATCTCCCCTAGGACAGCAAGAACGAGAACTGAACCAAACCAGCGAGGTTGCGTCAAAACCAGCAAATTTGAACCAAGCCCAAAACGCCAAATCTGCTAGTGAAAAAGAGTTTTCTCCCGCTGTTGTCCGTTATCAATCCCTGGTTTATGACTTGCAGCACATTTTGCGCCTGAAAGGGGCCAGGATGAAAGAAGGGGAGGTCACCCAATTAAGGGTGAAAATTCATCCTGAACACTTGGGAGCCTTGGACATTCGCCTTGTTTTCCAAAAGGGAAAAATGACAATCCAGCTGCTGGCAACCAACCGGTTTGCAGCAGAGGCACTGGACAGGCACTTGTATCAATTGCAAGCCGTTCTTGCTCAACAAGGCTTTCAGATTGAGCGCCTTGAGGTGACGCAACAACCTTTATCCCAGACGCTCCATGAAGATCAATACAGTCATGGCAACCAGCATCACGACAGTCAGGAATCCAATCAGGGACGAAGCAGGCAAACCGGAGACTCCGAGACAGTGTCAAACAAGAGCACTAAACCAGAATTGGGCTACAGAAGTGAGCTGCATCAAGAACATGGAAGTACTGTCGATTACATAGCTTGA
- a CDS encoding magnesium transporter MgtE N-terminal domain-containing protein — protein sequence MKDNESSSFGKWKKLTVVFAVLLVLPLITAAVVFFIGGDLLAKAQQIPVVSMILPDAEEWKAKKRVEVLERRLEEAEEIIEEQETMLEMLEQQLLEKEEEIRDLWEQNEELEAESQEKRLSHEEREQRLSDLARIYAGMSASRAASILENLTLTEAALILQHMKEAEQARILARMSPQFAADLSVVLKDLDQVENPDMAALQERIVLLMESVEQAESRISVQRMVSTFEQMAPDQAARIFTAMEAEAAEFRLAATIMANMGDAQRSLILENMEPDIAKTYIRAIAE from the coding sequence ATGAAAGATAATGAAAGTTCTTCGTTTGGCAAGTGGAAAAAGCTGACCGTGGTTTTTGCCGTTCTGTTGGTTCTGCCGTTGATCACCGCTGCCGTCGTATTCTTTATTGGTGGGGATCTTTTGGCCAAGGCCCAACAGATTCCCGTTGTGTCTATGATATTGCCTGATGCAGAGGAATGGAAGGCTAAGAAACGGGTTGAAGTACTAGAGAGACGCTTGGAGGAAGCCGAAGAGATCATCGAAGAACAGGAAACCATGTTGGAAATGTTAGAACAGCAATTGCTGGAAAAAGAAGAAGAAATAAGGGACTTATGGGAACAAAACGAAGAACTTGAAGCTGAATCTCAGGAGAAACGGCTTAGCCATGAGGAGCGGGAACAGAGGTTGTCTGATCTGGCACGTATCTATGCTGGGATGTCTGCTTCACGGGCGGCCTCCATTCTTGAGAATCTAACACTGACCGAGGCAGCTCTCATTTTGCAGCACATGAAAGAAGCTGAACAAGCGCGGATTCTGGCCCGCATGTCACCTCAGTTCGCTGCAGATTTATCAGTCGTCCTGAAAGATCTGGACCAGGTAGAGAACCCGGATATGGCTGCCTTGCAGGAACGCATCGTCCTGCTGATGGAGTCAGTTGAACAGGCTGAAAGCCGTATTTCTGTCCAGCGCATGGTCTCCACATTTGAGCAGATGGCTCCGGATCAAGCTGCGCGCATATTCACTGCAATGGAGGCAGAGGCAGCTGAGTTCCGTCTTGCTGCCACAATCATGGCCAACATGGGTGATGCCCAACGCTCTCTGATTCTGGAGAACATGGAGCCCGACATTGCCAAAACATATATCAGAGCCATAGCAGAGTAA
- the fliJ gene encoding flagellar export protein FliJ has translation MAPYKFAWQKLLDLNTRQKDQAQMQLVEAMAEQHKLEERLENTKAEIEMLNQQMIDRQQKGTSVASLRQLAEYAHYLQAKLVHERKTLLLAKRRTSHTRQTVVHYMTEEKKWQKLKRKHLHAWIKQERRKEQMATDEIAGRRHRGYVALGSEQDER, from the coding sequence ATGGCTCCGTATAAATTTGCCTGGCAAAAACTTCTCGATTTAAATACCAGACAAAAAGATCAGGCGCAAATGCAATTAGTGGAGGCTATGGCTGAACAGCATAAACTGGAAGAGCGTTTAGAAAATACAAAAGCAGAAATAGAAATGCTGAATCAGCAGATGATTGACCGGCAGCAGAAAGGTACATCTGTCGCCAGTTTGCGCCAGCTAGCCGAATATGCCCACTATCTTCAGGCCAAATTGGTTCATGAACGAAAGACATTGTTGCTGGCCAAACGTCGCACCTCTCATACTCGGCAAACAGTCGTCCATTATATGACCGAAGAAAAAAAATGGCAGAAATTGAAACGGAAACACCTGCATGCCTGGATCAAGCAAGAACGCCGGAAAGAGCAGATGGCTACAGATGAAATTGCCGGACGGAGACACCGGGGCTATGTGGCGCTGGGGAGTGAACAGGATGAAAGATAA
- the fliI gene encoding flagellar protein export ATPase FliI, producing MIQNIEEYIQLINRTETIIRYGKVSKVIGLTIESIGPNARLGDVCLIYPGQGKPPVKAEVVGFRDHHVILMPLGPMEEIGPGCPVMATGESLQIKVGHQLLGQVLDGLGQPLAGTKLPNGLVCYSTNQSPPNPLERPPIKEPLSVGIRAIDGLLTIGKGQRVGIFAGSGVGKSTLMGMIARNTTADVNVIALIGERGREVREFTERDLGPEGCKRSVLVVATSDQPALQRIKGAFTATAIAEYFRDQGKDVLLMMDSVTRFAMAQREVGLAIGEPPTTKGYPPSVFALLPKLLERAGTSTKGSITAFYTVLVDGDDLNDPIADAVRGILDGHIVLERKLAQKGQFPAIDVLASVSRVMKEIISKDHQEAARQYVHLLSTYYEAEDLINIGAYKKGTNRNIDQAIRMYPAMIDYLQQGIHEQAPFEESIHQLIEQFGKETAHGSV from the coding sequence GTGATCCAGAACATTGAGGAGTATATCCAGCTGATTAACCGCACCGAAACAATTATCAGATACGGAAAAGTCTCCAAAGTCATCGGCTTAACCATTGAGTCAATTGGTCCCAATGCCCGATTAGGGGATGTATGTCTGATTTATCCTGGGCAAGGAAAGCCTCCAGTTAAAGCGGAGGTTGTCGGTTTTCGCGATCATCATGTCATCTTGATGCCCTTAGGTCCTATGGAGGAGATCGGCCCTGGCTGTCCAGTCATGGCCACTGGGGAGTCTTTGCAAATCAAAGTGGGCCACCAGCTGTTGGGACAAGTCCTAGACGGATTGGGACAGCCTCTGGCTGGAACAAAACTGCCGAATGGATTGGTTTGTTATTCAACCAACCAGTCTCCTCCCAACCCCCTCGAAAGACCGCCGATCAAGGAGCCTCTGTCAGTAGGCATCCGGGCCATCGACGGGTTATTAACAATAGGCAAAGGACAGCGGGTGGGTATCTTTGCAGGAAGTGGCGTAGGAAAGAGTACATTGATGGGGATGATCGCCCGCAACACAACCGCCGATGTCAATGTGATTGCTTTAATTGGGGAACGGGGACGGGAGGTTCGCGAATTTACTGAACGGGATTTAGGGCCTGAAGGTTGTAAAAGGAGTGTTTTAGTCGTTGCCACCTCTGATCAACCGGCCTTGCAGCGAATCAAAGGCGCGTTCACTGCAACAGCCATCGCTGAATATTTCCGGGATCAGGGTAAAGATGTGTTGCTCATGATGGATTCAGTTACCCGTTTTGCCATGGCCCAAAGGGAAGTGGGACTGGCCATCGGTGAGCCCCCCACGACCAAAGGTTATCCGCCCAGTGTTTTTGCCCTTTTACCCAAGTTGCTTGAACGTGCAGGCACATCAACCAAAGGATCAATCACTGCTTTTTATACGGTATTGGTTGATGGGGATGACCTTAACGATCCGATTGCTGATGCTGTACGCGGCATATTAGATGGACATATTGTCCTGGAACGGAAGCTGGCCCAAAAGGGACAGTTTCCAGCCATTGATGTGCTGGCCAGTGTGAGCCGTGTGATGAAAGAGATCATCAGCAAAGACCACCAAGAAGCTGCCCGTCAGTATGTGCACTTACTCAGCACTTATTATGAAGCGGAGGATTTAATTAACATTGGCGCTTACAAAAAGGGAACCAACCGGAATATTGATCAGGCTATCAGGATGTATCCGGCCATGATAGATTATTTGCAACAGGGGATTCATGAGCAAGCCCCGTTTGAAGAAAGCATTCACCAATTAATCGAGCAATTTGGAAAGGAGACGGCTCATGGCTCCGTATAA
- a CDS encoding FliH/SctL family protein gives MSNLLKSAYRAAEVRKLGSQGFSSRLQTKTQTGECHELGTTIQQLIQQKEILLEEIDQLKQEQEQLKREADDLKAETRREIEEWWKQKEKELEQLKEQAYREGYEQGFRQGQSSAEQRYKDKIEQAEHIINKAYAQRDEVLKSAEPDLLKLSVAIAQKVIGEELRQSPEAVKSFVRQGLQRVFERDELILHVPAEHYPAFLPHMDEWSACVEGQLKLIPDSTLTGQQCILHTPHGSYDLTIDKQLGEIKKQLLAFYGERMARDPEH, from the coding sequence TTGTCTAACTTGCTTAAATCGGCCTATCGAGCCGCAGAGGTGCGCAAACTTGGCAGCCAAGGGTTTTCTTCACGCCTGCAAACTAAAACCCAGACTGGCGAGTGTCATGAACTGGGAACCACGATACAGCAATTAATCCAGCAGAAAGAAATACTGTTGGAAGAGATTGACCAGCTTAAACAAGAACAAGAACAGCTCAAGAGGGAAGCGGATGATTTGAAAGCTGAGACACGGCGGGAGATTGAGGAATGGTGGAAGCAAAAAGAAAAAGAGCTGGAACAGTTGAAGGAGCAGGCCTATCGCGAAGGATACGAACAAGGCTTCCGGCAAGGCCAATCGAGTGCAGAACAACGGTATAAGGACAAAATTGAACAGGCGGAACACATTATTAACAAAGCCTATGCCCAAAGGGATGAAGTGTTAAAAAGTGCAGAACCTGACCTGTTAAAGCTCAGCGTAGCCATTGCCCAGAAAGTGATAGGCGAAGAGCTTCGGCAATCACCTGAAGCGGTTAAATCTTTTGTCCGGCAGGGATTGCAACGTGTGTTTGAGCGGGATGAGCTGATTCTCCATGTCCCTGCTGAACATTATCCCGCTTTCCTGCCTCACATGGACGAATGGTCCGCTTGTGTTGAGGGACAATTGAAACTAATTCCCGACAGTACGCTGACGGGTCAGCAATGTATTTTACATACCCCTCACGGCAGCTATGATTTAACTATTGATAAACAACTGGGAGAAATTAAAAAGCAACTGTTGGCCTTCTATGGGGAGCGAATGGCGCGTGATCCAGAACATTGA